The Polycladomyces subterraneus genome contains a region encoding:
- the buk gene encoding butyrate kinase — protein MQEPIRVLAINPGSTSTKIGVFDGEKQILEETLRHDPEELSKFDHLFDQYEFRKQLILDTLDQEGINLTRLRAVVGRGGLLRPIPGGTYQVNEAMMNDLRSGEYGVHASNLGAILSFEIASKLNIPAFIVDPVVVDELEPIARISGMPAIERRSIFHALNQKAVARRVAAKLGKTYRECRFVIAHMGGGITVGAHKNGRVIDVNNGLHGEGPFSPERAGTLPVGDLVALCFSGKYFAGEIMRMIVGKGGMMGYLGTTDAREVEKRIEKGDKQAALIYSAMAYQVAKEIGAYATVLEGKLDAIILTGGLAYGKMFTDQIVERIGWIAPVHIVPGENELQALAEGALRVVRGEEEALTYPPEPGRKDVE, from the coding sequence GTGCAGGAACCGATTCGGGTATTGGCCATTAATCCGGGTTCGACCTCGACCAAAATCGGCGTGTTTGATGGCGAGAAGCAGATTTTGGAAGAAACGTTGCGGCACGACCCGGAAGAGCTGAGCAAGTTTGATCATCTGTTTGATCAATACGAGTTTCGCAAACAGCTGATTTTGGACACACTGGACCAAGAAGGTATCAACCTGACACGTCTGCGTGCTGTGGTGGGACGGGGCGGCTTGCTCCGTCCCATTCCCGGCGGCACGTATCAGGTGAACGAAGCGATGATGAATGATTTGCGCTCCGGAGAGTACGGGGTGCACGCTTCCAACTTGGGTGCTATACTCTCTTTTGAAATCGCTTCCAAACTGAATATTCCGGCATTCATTGTCGATCCCGTCGTTGTGGACGAGCTGGAGCCGATCGCTCGGATCTCTGGGATGCCAGCTATTGAACGGCGCAGTATCTTTCACGCGTTGAACCAAAAGGCGGTCGCGCGGCGTGTAGCGGCCAAATTGGGTAAAACATACCGGGAGTGTCGGTTCGTCATCGCTCATATGGGGGGCGGAATCACCGTTGGCGCCCATAAAAACGGTCGAGTGATCGATGTGAATAACGGATTGCACGGCGAAGGCCCCTTTTCTCCTGAACGGGCGGGCACATTGCCTGTGGGTGATCTGGTGGCGTTGTGTTTTTCGGGAAAATATTTCGCCGGTGAAATCATGAGAATGATCGTCGGCAAAGGTGGAATGATGGGATATCTCGGTACCACTGATGCCCGCGAAGTGGAAAAGCGGATCGAGAAGGGTGACAAGCAGGCGGCATTGATCTATTCGGCCATGGCGTATCAGGTGGCCAAGGAGATCGGTGCTTACGCCACTGTTTTAGAGGGAAAACTGGACGCGATTATCTTGACCGGTGGCTTGGCATACGGGAAGATGTTTACAGATCAAATCGTCGAACGCATCGGTTGGATCGCGCCAGTGCACATCGTTCCGGGTGAAAACGAATTGCAGGCGTTGGCCGAAGGCGCGCTCCGCGTGGTGCGTGGCGAAGAGGAAGCTCTGACATATCCGCCTGAACCGGGCAGAAAGGATGTGGAGTGA
- a CDS encoding dihydrolipoamide acetyltransferase family protein, with product MATDVTMPQLGESVTEGTITKWLKKPGDPVAKYEPICEVATDKVNAEVPATISGTMNEIIAEEGQTVEVGQLICRIEEEGAAATEAPAAEEKKEEPTVEDDKTDAPAKKDQGEPSMKRRYSPAVLRLAQEHNIDLEKIEGTGAGGRITRKDVLRVIESGQVDAVKAEKTQQEAEPQQAPAAEAARTATAPVSAPAVSDGKPTTGITLEEGDQEVPVTAVRKTIAQRMVQSKHEAPHAWTMMEADVTGLVQLRNKLKDEFKKREGVSLTFLPFFIKAVVDSLKEFPYLNAVWGGDKIILKKRINISIAVATDDALYVPVIKDADEKSILGLAKEIHRLVEKTRSGKLSLEDLQGGTFTVNNTGSFGSIASMPIINHPQAAIISMEAIVKKPVIFNDMIAVRDRVNLCLSLDHRILDGLMAGRFLQAVKQRLEAYGPDTQI from the coding sequence ATGGCGACCGATGTGACGATGCCCCAGCTCGGCGAGAGTGTAACCGAGGGAACCATCACCAAATGGCTGAAAAAACCGGGTGATCCCGTTGCCAAGTATGAACCCATCTGTGAAGTGGCCACCGACAAGGTGAATGCGGAGGTGCCCGCCACCATTTCCGGTACGATGAATGAGATCATCGCCGAGGAAGGGCAAACGGTGGAAGTGGGGCAATTGATCTGCCGGATTGAGGAAGAAGGTGCTGCGGCAACGGAGGCCCCCGCCGCTGAAGAGAAAAAAGAAGAACCAACTGTAGAAGATGACAAAACGGATGCTCCCGCTAAAAAAGATCAAGGTGAACCCTCGATGAAGCGGCGGTATTCACCCGCCGTGTTGCGTCTGGCGCAGGAGCATAACATCGATTTGGAGAAAATTGAAGGAACGGGAGCGGGCGGACGCATCACCCGCAAAGATGTCCTGCGCGTCATCGAATCCGGGCAAGTTGATGCGGTAAAAGCCGAGAAGACCCAACAGGAGGCGGAACCGCAACAGGCACCTGCCGCGGAAGCCGCTCGCACTGCCACCGCACCAGTATCCGCACCTGCTGTATCTGATGGAAAACCGACGACGGGCATCACGCTGGAAGAAGGCGATCAAGAAGTGCCGGTCACGGCCGTGCGCAAAACGATCGCCCAGCGGATGGTGCAAAGCAAGCACGAAGCGCCGCATGCATGGACCATGATGGAAGCCGACGTTACCGGGTTGGTCCAATTGCGCAACAAGCTGAAAGACGAGTTCAAAAAACGCGAGGGTGTCAGCCTGACATTCCTGCCGTTCTTCATCAAAGCCGTCGTCGATTCGCTGAAGGAATTCCCGTATTTGAACGCCGTCTGGGGCGGTGACAAGATCATCCTGAAAAAACGGATCAACATCTCAATTGCCGTGGCCACCGACGATGCCTTGTACGTGCCGGTGATCAAAGATGCGGATGAGAAAAGCATCCTGGGCCTGGCCAAGGAAATTCATCGGTTGGTGGAAAAAACGCGTTCGGGCAAGCTGTCTCTGGAGGATCTGCAAGGTGGTACCTTCACGGTGAATAACACTGGTTCCTTCGGTTCGATTGCTTCGATGCCGATCATCAACCATCCGCAGGCAGCGATCATTTCCATGGAAGCGATTGTGAAAAAACCGGTGATCTTCAACGACATGATCGCCGTTCGTGACAGGGTCAACCTGTGCCTGTCACTGGATCACCGCATCCTGGATGGCCTGATGGCCGGACGCTTCCTGCAAGCGGTCAAACAGCGCCTGGAAGCCTATGGTCCCGACACGCAAATCTAA
- a CDS encoding amino acid permease, which produces MQLNKAETVVDSKLQRRLRSRHLSIIAIGGAIGTGLFVASGASINAAGPGGALLAYIVIGIMIYFVMTSLGEMATLLPTSGSFASYAAKFVDPALGFSIGWNYWFSWAVTIPTELSAAALVMKYWFPNTPSIVWSSIFLAILFMLNFLSVRGYGEAEYWFAGIKVVAIIVFILLGIGMIFGILTQPAVGFHNFVLGGSPFHGGFMAAFGVAMIAGFSFQGTEIVGIAAGESDNPSRNVPRAINTVFWRILIFYVLSILIIGLIIPYTDPNLLKNDVTNIAVSPFTLVFKHAGLAFAAGLMNAVILTSVLSCGNSSIYASTRMLWALAKEGKAPKLFTRVNSRGVPTYALYVTTIFGFLAFLSSLFGNGVVYIWLLNCSGMTGFITWLGISICHYRFRKAYVAQGRNLNELKYRAKWYPFGPLFAIVLCTIVILGQGYEDFTGGSIQWGNIIATYIGLPVFLILWLLYKWIRKTRVIPLSDCVFDPDES; this is translated from the coding sequence ATGCAGTTGAACAAGGCAGAGACTGTGGTGGACAGCAAACTGCAACGACGCTTGAGATCGCGTCATCTGAGCATCATTGCGATTGGCGGTGCCATCGGAACAGGGCTGTTCGTGGCCAGTGGCGCATCCATCAATGCGGCGGGGCCAGGTGGAGCGCTACTCGCGTATATCGTGATTGGCATCATGATCTACTTCGTGATGACCAGCCTCGGTGAAATGGCGACCCTGCTCCCGACTTCCGGATCATTTGCATCGTACGCCGCAAAATTCGTGGATCCGGCTCTTGGGTTCTCCATCGGCTGGAATTATTGGTTCAGCTGGGCAGTCACGATTCCGACCGAACTGTCGGCGGCTGCGCTGGTCATGAAGTACTGGTTTCCGAACACGCCTTCTATTGTCTGGAGCTCCATCTTCCTGGCGATTCTCTTTATGCTCAACTTCCTCTCGGTACGCGGTTACGGTGAGGCAGAGTATTGGTTTGCCGGAATCAAGGTGGTCGCCATCATCGTGTTTATCCTCCTCGGCATCGGGATGATCTTTGGCATCCTAACCCAGCCTGCCGTGGGTTTCCACAACTTTGTACTCGGCGGAAGTCCATTCCATGGAGGATTTATGGCCGCGTTCGGCGTTGCCATGATTGCAGGGTTCTCGTTTCAAGGTACTGAGATTGTTGGCATTGCAGCTGGCGAAAGCGACAACCCTTCGCGTAACGTGCCGCGGGCCATCAACACTGTGTTCTGGCGAATCCTAATCTTTTACGTGCTCTCCATTCTAATAATCGGTCTGATCATTCCCTACACAGATCCCAACCTGCTCAAGAACGATGTGACGAACATCGCGGTCAGCCCATTCACTCTGGTGTTCAAGCATGCGGGACTTGCTTTTGCGGCCGGGCTCATGAACGCCGTCATTCTCACTTCCGTGCTGTCTTGCGGCAACTCTTCTATCTACGCATCGACGCGGATGTTGTGGGCGCTCGCGAAGGAAGGGAAGGCGCCGAAACTGTTCACACGGGTCAATTCACGCGGTGTCCCGACCTATGCCCTGTATGTGACCACGATTTTCGGCTTCCTCGCATTCCTCTCCTCGTTGTTCGGAAATGGTGTCGTCTACATCTGGCTGTTGAACTGCTCGGGTATGACCGGGTTCATCACCTGGCTCGGGATCTCCATTTGCCACTATCGGTTCCGTAAGGCATATGTCGCACAAGGAAGGAACCTTAATGAACTAAAGTACCGTGCGAAATGGTACCCCTTCGGGCCACTCTTTGCAATTGTCCTGTGCACGATCGTCATCCTTGGACAGGGCTATGAAGATTTCACTGGCGGCTCCATTCAGTGGGGAAATATCATCGCTACGTACATCGGATTACCCGTGTTCCTCATCTTGTGGCTGTTGTACAAATGGATCCGCAAGACCCGAGTGATTCCGCTTAGCGACTGCGTGTTCGATCCGGACGAATCATGA
- a CDS encoding alpha-ketoacid dehydrogenase subunit beta: MPVISYIDAVTMALREEMRRDDRVFVLGEDVGVRGGVFRATVGLYEEFGEDRVLDTPLTESAIVGVAIGAAAYGMRPVAEIQFADFIMPAVNQIVSEAAKLRYRSNGDWNCPLVIRAPYGGGVHGALYHSQSVEKMFNGIPGLKIVAPSTPYDVKGLLKAAIRDEDPVLFFEHKRCYRLIKGEVPEDDYTLPIGKAEVKREGTDVTVISYGLTLHFALQAAEQLEKEGISVHVLDLRTLLPLDKEAILEAAAKTGKVLIAHEDNKTGGVGGEVSAIIAEEALFELDAPIRRLCGPDVPAMPYSPPMEKEFMLNVDKVAKAIRELAEF, encoded by the coding sequence ATGCCGGTGATTTCGTATATCGATGCGGTAACCATGGCGTTGCGCGAGGAGATGCGCCGCGACGATCGCGTGTTTGTGCTGGGTGAAGATGTCGGCGTCCGGGGCGGCGTGTTTCGCGCTACGGTAGGATTGTACGAGGAATTTGGGGAAGACCGCGTATTGGATACCCCGCTGACGGAGTCCGCCATCGTTGGTGTGGCGATCGGGGCGGCCGCTTACGGGATGCGTCCTGTGGCGGAGATTCAGTTTGCCGATTTCATCATGCCTGCCGTCAACCAAATCGTGAGTGAGGCGGCAAAACTGCGCTACCGCTCCAACGGCGACTGGAACTGTCCGCTTGTGATTCGCGCTCCGTACGGTGGCGGTGTGCACGGCGCGTTGTACCACTCGCAAAGCGTGGAAAAAATGTTTAACGGCATTCCGGGGCTGAAAATTGTGGCACCGTCCACTCCGTACGACGTCAAGGGGTTGCTCAAAGCAGCTATTCGCGACGAAGACCCGGTCCTCTTCTTTGAACACAAACGGTGTTACCGCCTGATCAAAGGGGAAGTGCCAGAGGACGATTACACCTTGCCGATCGGAAAAGCGGAAGTCAAACGGGAAGGTACCGACGTGACCGTGATCTCTTACGGTTTGACACTGCATTTCGCCCTGCAAGCGGCCGAGCAGTTGGAAAAAGAGGGCATCAGTGTGCACGTGTTGGATTTGCGCACGCTGCTACCGCTGGACAAGGAAGCGATCCTGGAAGCGGCGGCCAAAACGGGCAAAGTGCTGATCGCCCACGAAGACAACAAAACTGGCGGCGTTGGCGGAGAAGTTTCGGCCATCATCGCCGAAGAGGCACTGTTTGAGCTAGATGCGCCGATCCGTCGTCTGTGCGGACCGGATGTGCCGGCCATGCCGTACAGCCCGCCGATGGAGAAGGAATTCATGCTGAATGTCGATAAAGTGGCCAAAGCGATCCGCGAGTTGGCCGAGTTTTAG
- the lipB gene encoding lipoyl(octanoyl) transferase LipB — MMRLGLVPYHEAWDMQKQIVKSIDEGNASNQLLLLEHPHTVTMGRGSHMENLLLTKEQYAERGVELVEIDRGGDVTYHGPEQLVGYPLFYLGERGNDAHAYLRDVEEALIVALRHWGIEGGRKPPYTGVWVGDEKIAAIGVKFNRGRQRKGYITSHGFALNVNTDLRYFNLIVPCGIQQYGVTSMEKILGERIDMAEVMNQVVRGFSQVFGWPAVEEGERRNEAG, encoded by the coding sequence GTGATGCGATTGGGTCTCGTGCCATATCACGAGGCGTGGGATATGCAGAAACAGATAGTAAAATCGATCGATGAAGGAAACGCGTCCAATCAATTGTTGCTGTTGGAACATCCGCATACGGTGACGATGGGGCGCGGTAGCCATATGGAAAACCTGCTGTTAACCAAAGAGCAGTATGCCGAACGTGGTGTCGAACTGGTGGAGATTGACCGAGGTGGCGACGTCACCTATCACGGACCGGAACAATTGGTGGGATATCCGCTGTTTTATCTGGGTGAGCGGGGTAATGATGCCCATGCGTATTTGCGCGACGTGGAGGAAGCATTGATCGTTGCCCTTCGCCATTGGGGCATCGAAGGCGGCCGCAAACCTCCGTACACCGGTGTCTGGGTGGGAGACGAAAAAATCGCTGCCATCGGAGTGAAGTTCAACCGCGGACGCCAACGAAAAGGCTACATCACCAGTCACGGATTTGCGCTCAATGTCAATACCGATCTGCGGTATTTCAATCTGATCGTCCCGTGCGGCATTCAACAATACGGCGTCACGTCGATGGAAAAAATCCTGGGTGAACGCATCGACATGGCGGAAGTGATGAACCAGGTGGTGCGCGGTTTCAGCCAAGTTTTCGGCTGGCCAGCCGTCGAAGAAGGAGAACGTCGGAACGAAGCCGGATGA
- the lpdA gene encoding dihydrolipoyl dehydrogenase, with translation MAENYDLVVLGAGPGGYVAAIRAAQLGMKVAVVEKEKVGGVCLHKGCIPSKSLLRSAELYHDMKNSESYGISVGDVKLDMNLVQARKQKVVEQLHKGVQHLLKKNGVTVYEGTGRILGPSIFSPMPGTIAVERNDGGEAEMLVPQFVLIATGSRPRSLPGLEIDGVHVMNSDHALQLNELPKSIVIIGGGVIGIEWASMLNDFGVEVTVVEFVDRILPFEDADVSKEMTRILKKRKVKIHTGAKVIPESVKAEGGTVTLKAEKGGETIELSAEKVLVSVGRQANVGDIGLENTSIKVEKGIIQVNQYMQTAESHIYAIGDVVGGYQLAHVASHEGIIAVEHMAGKHPHPLDPNMVPRCTYSRPEIGSIGLTEDQAREQGYDVKVAKFPFRAVGKSLVFGETDGFIKLIADKKTDDILGVHIIGPHATDMISEAGLAKVLDATPWEISHTIHPHPTLSEVFGEVAMAIDGAAIHAG, from the coding sequence ATGGCGGAGAACTACGATTTGGTTGTTCTCGGAGCGGGGCCCGGTGGTTATGTGGCTGCGATCCGGGCTGCACAGTTGGGAATGAAAGTGGCCGTCGTGGAGAAGGAAAAGGTGGGCGGTGTCTGTCTTCACAAGGGATGCATCCCCAGCAAGTCACTGCTTCGGAGCGCGGAACTGTACCATGACATGAAAAATAGTGAAAGCTACGGCATTTCTGTCGGTGACGTGAAGCTGGACATGAATCTGGTACAGGCCCGCAAGCAGAAAGTGGTAGAACAACTGCACAAAGGCGTTCAGCACCTGCTGAAGAAAAACGGTGTCACCGTTTATGAAGGAACGGGTCGCATCCTGGGGCCGTCCATTTTCTCCCCCATGCCAGGCACCATCGCCGTGGAACGCAATGACGGCGGGGAAGCAGAGATGCTGGTACCGCAATTCGTGCTGATTGCAACCGGCTCGCGTCCGCGCAGTTTACCCGGTCTGGAGATCGATGGTGTTCATGTGATGAACTCCGACCATGCCCTGCAATTGAACGAATTACCCAAGTCGATCGTAATAATCGGCGGCGGTGTGATCGGCATCGAGTGGGCATCCATGTTGAACGATTTCGGGGTGGAAGTGACGGTCGTGGAGTTCGTCGACCGCATCCTGCCGTTTGAAGATGCCGACGTCAGCAAGGAAATGACGCGCATCCTGAAGAAGCGAAAAGTGAAAATCCACACCGGCGCCAAAGTGATACCGGAAAGCGTGAAGGCCGAAGGAGGCACGGTGACGCTGAAAGCAGAAAAGGGCGGGGAAACAATCGAGCTGTCCGCCGAGAAGGTGCTCGTCTCCGTCGGGCGGCAAGCCAATGTGGGAGACATCGGGCTGGAAAACACGTCGATCAAAGTGGAAAAAGGCATCATCCAGGTAAACCAATACATGCAGACGGCCGAATCCCACATCTATGCCATCGGCGACGTGGTGGGCGGTTATCAGTTGGCGCACGTGGCATCGCATGAGGGGATTATCGCCGTCGAACACATGGCAGGCAAACACCCGCATCCACTTGATCCGAATATGGTGCCCCGGTGCACCTACAGCCGGCCGGAAATCGGCAGTATCGGCCTGACGGAAGACCAGGCCAGAGAACAGGGTTATGATGTCAAAGTGGCCAAATTCCCGTTCCGGGCCGTGGGCAAATCGTTGGTGTTCGGAGAAACGGATGGCTTCATTAAATTGATCGCCGATAAGAAGACCGACGATATTCTAGGTGTGCACATCATTGGACCGCACGCCACGGACATGATTTCCGAAGCGGGATTGGCCAAGGTGCTGGATGCCACGCCATGGGAGATCAGCCATACGATCCATCCGCATCCGACATTGTCCGAAGTGTTTGGGGAAGTGGCGATGGCGATCGATGGAGCGGCCATTCACGCTGGGTGA
- a CDS encoding PDR/VanB family oxidoreductase: MWKDDFGVGSLFQTVGCRSRLPDAQQQNEEGESMRQDAILTVRVARIDEETPVVKRFTLVPVGTDRLPPFSAGAHITTFAVFDGRVFERNYSLCNDPVMRNVYQIAIRRSDNSQGGSAGWHDCIRVGDIVRISPPKNHFPLSQRARHHVFLAAGIGITPFLSMMADLQAKNGSFELHYAARSRSYCAFREFIQARYPKSCFYFSEDGMRLTPNVLRGARVGTHVYLCGPASFIQEFSQQAEELGFPKSNIHVEQFTAPKPENPRPFVVSLRKSGRDVEVAAHETLLAALLRAGIRVRYACRVGGCGTCEIGVVEGAIDHRDFYLTDEEKASNRSIIACVSRAAGDSLVLDL, encoded by the coding sequence GTGTGGAAAGATGATTTCGGTGTCGGATCACTATTCCAGACGGTTGGATGCCGTTCTCGGCTACCTGATGCTCAACAACAAAACGAAGAAGGAGAATCCATGAGACAGGATGCCATTCTGACCGTCCGCGTCGCGCGGATCGACGAAGAGACCCCGGTGGTAAAACGATTCACGCTGGTGCCTGTGGGGACGGACCGGTTGCCTCCGTTTTCGGCAGGTGCCCACATCACCACGTTCGCCGTCTTCGACGGCCGCGTTTTCGAGCGAAACTACTCACTTTGCAACGATCCGGTCATGCGCAATGTGTACCAGATTGCCATTCGCCGTTCCGACAACTCACAGGGGGGCTCCGCCGGCTGGCACGACTGTATACGCGTGGGTGACATTGTTCGCATCAGCCCGCCGAAAAACCATTTTCCGCTGAGCCAGCGCGCAAGGCACCATGTGTTCCTGGCAGCGGGGATTGGCATCACGCCATTTCTGTCAATGATGGCGGACCTCCAGGCCAAAAACGGGTCGTTCGAACTGCACTACGCCGCACGATCCCGCTCGTATTGCGCTTTTCGTGAGTTTATTCAGGCTCGCTATCCAAAGAGCTGTTTCTATTTTTCCGAAGACGGGATGCGGTTAACGCCGAACGTTCTCCGCGGCGCCAGGGTTGGTACGCACGTTTACTTGTGCGGCCCTGCTTCCTTCATCCAGGAGTTTTCTCAGCAAGCGGAGGAGCTCGGATTTCCGAAGAGCAACATCCACGTCGAACAATTTACGGCCCCGAAGCCGGAAAATCCACGCCCGTTTGTGGTATCGCTGCGCAAATCAGGTCGGGATGTGGAAGTTGCGGCGCACGAGACGCTGCTCGCCGCTCTCCTGCGCGCGGGGATTCGGGTCCGTTACGCGTGCCGCGTCGGAGGATGCGGAACTTGCGAGATCGGCGTCGTCGAAGGGGCGATAGACCATCGGGATTTTTACCTGACGGATGAAGAAAAGGCCTCAAACCGGTCGATCATCGCGTGTGTCTCACGAGCGGCAGGCGACAGCCTCGTGCTGGATCTCTGA
- a CDS encoding thiamine pyrophosphate-dependent dehydrogenase E1 component subunit alpha produces the protein MAKSRHAELGLSDEQVLEMYRYMVLARKIDERMWLLNRAGKIPFVISCQGQEGIQIGTAFALDKEKDFLCPYYRDLGMVLVFGQTARDQMLSAFAKAEDPNSGGRQMPGHFGSKKYRILSGSSPVTTQMLHAVGVAYAAKLKGEDLVAVTSCGEGSSNQGDFHEACNFAGVHKLPVIFLVENNKYAISVPLNKQVAGGSVAARAQGYGFPGVKVNGNDPLEVYKVMKEAAERARRGEGPTLVEAESYRLVPHSSDDDDRTYRSREEVEEARKKDSIVQFRQYLLDTGVLTEDKEKEILAAIQKEVDEATEYAEKAPYPQPEDTYKHVYAE, from the coding sequence ATGGCGAAATCGCGTCATGCTGAACTGGGTTTGAGCGATGAGCAGGTATTGGAGATGTATCGCTACATGGTGCTCGCCCGTAAAATCGACGAGCGCATGTGGCTGTTGAACCGCGCGGGAAAAATTCCGTTCGTCATTTCCTGTCAGGGGCAAGAAGGCATTCAAATCGGAACCGCTTTCGCACTGGATAAGGAAAAAGACTTCCTCTGCCCGTACTATCGTGACTTAGGGATGGTGCTGGTCTTCGGACAGACGGCGAGGGACCAGATGTTGTCCGCATTTGCTAAGGCGGAAGACCCCAACTCCGGTGGACGGCAGATGCCAGGCCACTTCGGCAGCAAGAAATACCGTATTCTCTCCGGATCCAGCCCGGTGACCACGCAGATGCTGCACGCGGTTGGCGTGGCTTACGCCGCTAAGCTGAAAGGGGAAGACTTGGTGGCTGTTACCTCCTGCGGAGAAGGTTCCAGCAACCAAGGCGATTTCCATGAGGCGTGCAACTTTGCCGGTGTACACAAACTCCCGGTGATTTTCCTGGTAGAAAACAATAAATACGCCATTTCCGTGCCGCTCAACAAACAGGTGGCAGGCGGCAGTGTAGCCGCGCGTGCCCAAGGATACGGTTTCCCGGGCGTCAAAGTCAACGGCAACGACCCGCTGGAAGTGTACAAAGTAATGAAAGAAGCAGCGGAGCGTGCCCGTCGCGGCGAAGGCCCGACCTTGGTCGAAGCCGAGTCGTACAGGTTGGTACCTCACTCCAGTGACGACGACGACAGGACCTACCGAAGTCGCGAAGAGGTGGAAGAAGCGCGGAAAAAGGATTCCATCGTGCAATTTCGCCAATATCTGCTGGATACAGGCGTGCTGACCGAGGACAAGGAAAAAGAGATTCTCGCCGCGATCCAAAAAGAAGTGGACGAAGCGACGGAGTATGCCGAAAAGGCGCCGTACCCGCAACCCGAAGATACCTACAAACACGTTTATGCGGAATAG
- a CDS encoding heme-dependent oxidative N-demethylase family protein, translating into MVSLQQHFPFPLEEDRYLYSNNLKPLDPPCCIQVTTEYFDEVAEKRRLLEAHPERCFHALPGTLAAQWEVVDAVVHQLVENYPDCFMIEKRDDEWTFRNLLLNETERFTFGDASTLPVQPLDWIGRHVQEDLLIMVQRDDDVYLEAGQLCFPSVWSLTFDLGMAFQEIHRPVPWSNELAEKIRKFLLRVEAGKPWTRLNWTLQVGRRLHIPLETFDEWGPARYRVTPENVADEVQLRVEEQCVLRLPGSNALLFSIHTYLKSVGEVCEHPDWAHKLYSVLVTLPEQIITYKGLSAYREQVIDYLGRCL; encoded by the coding sequence ATGGTTTCCCTGCAACAGCATTTCCCGTTCCCTTTGGAGGAGGATCGGTATCTCTATTCGAACAATCTGAAACCACTCGACCCGCCGTGCTGCATCCAGGTAACCACCGAGTATTTCGATGAAGTCGCCGAGAAGCGCCGCTTGCTCGAGGCTCATCCGGAACGCTGCTTCCACGCGCTTCCGGGAACGCTGGCGGCACAGTGGGAAGTGGTGGATGCGGTTGTTCACCAGTTGGTGGAGAACTATCCTGACTGTTTCATGATCGAGAAGCGGGACGACGAATGGACATTCCGAAACCTGTTGCTGAACGAGACCGAGCGATTCACGTTTGGTGATGCGAGTACACTCCCGGTGCAGCCGCTTGACTGGATTGGCCGGCATGTGCAGGAAGATTTGTTAATTATGGTCCAACGTGATGACGACGTCTACCTCGAAGCTGGGCAACTTTGCTTCCCAAGCGTTTGGTCACTCACGTTCGATCTCGGAATGGCGTTCCAGGAAATCCACAGACCCGTGCCGTGGAGTAACGAACTGGCTGAAAAGATCCGGAAGTTTTTGCTGCGGGTCGAGGCGGGAAAGCCGTGGACACGCCTGAACTGGACCTTGCAGGTTGGTAGACGACTCCACATTCCGCTGGAGACGTTTGACGAGTGGGGGCCGGCACGGTACCGTGTGACACCGGAGAATGTGGCCGACGAGGTACAGCTTCGCGTCGAGGAGCAGTGTGTGCTGCGGCTTCCGGGAAGCAATGCCTTGCTGTTTAGCATTCACACCTACCTGAAATCGGTGGGAGAAGTGTGTGAACATCCGGATTGGGCGCACAAGTTATATTCGGTTCTCGTCACGCTCCCGGAACAGATCATCACGTACAAAGGATTGTCAGCATATCGAGAGCAGGTCATCGATTACCTGGGGCGATGCCTATGA